A genome region from Euphorbia lathyris chromosome 4, ddEupLath1.1, whole genome shotgun sequence includes the following:
- the LOC136225862 gene encoding UDP-glycosyltransferase 76B1-like isoform X2: protein MNKSHDMQQTKYGRKILLFPLPLQGHINPMIQLANILHSKGFSIVIIHTSFNSLDSSNYRHFTFHSIPDRLSEDEASTEDVIALLSILNVRCVEALRNCLAKLVLDECLGCLITDVMWYFARGVAEQFKIPTIGLRTTNVCSFLGFAAFPLLRDLGYLSIHGRLDEAVQELPPLRVKDIPTIQTKDPDTLYNLIDKVMNQTKEFSGLIWNSCEELEQHSFQKLKKDFPIQMYPIGPFHKHFQALSTSLLPQDQTCISWLDTKPPNSVLYVSFGSIAAITKAEFHEIAWGLANSNHPFLWVVRPGLVGGSGWFEPLPDGFMEMVGERGCIVKWAPQQEVLGHPAIGGFWTHNGWNSTLESICEGVPMICMPNFGDQMVNARYVSDVWGVGIHLEGKIKREDVKIAIKRLLEEEEGKDLKKRVLHLKEKLDLCSREGGSSYCYLENLINYILSL from the exons ATGAACAAGTCTCATGATATGCAGCAAACAAAATATGGTCGGAAAATATTACTGTTTCCGTTACCTTTACAAGGTCACATAAATCCCATGATTCAACTCGCAAACATATTACATTCAAAAGGGTTTTCTATTGTTATAATTCATACTAGTTTCAACTCTCTTGATTCTTCAAATTACCGTCATTTTACTTTCCACTCAATTCCTGACCGATTATCAGAGGATGAAGCTTCAACTGAAGATGTTATAGCACTTCTTTCGATCCTCAATGTCAGATGTGTTGAGGCTTTGAGGAATTGCTTGGCTAAGTTGGTATTAGATGAATGTTTAGGTTGTTTAATCACAGATGTTATGTGGTACTTTGCTCGAGGTGTTGCTGAACAATTCAAGATCCCAACAATTGGTCTTAGGACAACTAATGTGTGTTCTTTCCTTGGATTTGCTGCCTTCCCACTTCTACGGGACTTGGGTTATCTCTCTATTCATG GCCGATTAGATGAAGCAGTGCAAGAGCTTCCACCATTAAGAGTGAAAGATATTCCAACAATCCAAACAAAAGATCCAGACACTCTTTACAACTTGATAGACAAAGTGATGAaccaaacaaaagaattttcagGACTAATATGGAATTCATGTGAAGAACTTGAGCAACATTCATTTCAAAAACTCAAAAAAGACTTCCCAATCCAAATGTATCCAATAGGACCATTTCACAAACACTTTCAAGCACTTTCAACTAGTTTACTACCACAAGACCAAACCTGCATTTCATGGCTAGACACTAAACCTCCTAACTCTGTCCTCTATGTAAGCTTTGGCAGCATTGCAGCTATAACCAAGGCTGAATTTCATGAAATAGCTTGGGGTTTAGCCAATAGCAATCACCCTTTCTTGTGGGTGGTTCGACCAGGTTTAGTCGGTGGTTCGGGTTGGTTTGAGCCATTGCCTGATGGGTTCATGGAGATGGTGGGTGAAAGAGGGTGCATTGTCAAATGGGCTCCTCAGCAAGAGGTGCTAGGACATCCTGCTATTGGTGGATTTTGGACACATAATGGATGGAATTCAACTTTGGAGAGTATATGTGAAGGTGTGCCTATGATTTGTATGCCTAATTTTGGTGATCAAATGGTGAATGCAAGATATGTGAGTGATGTTTGGGGAGTTGGAATTCATTTGGAGGGTAAAATTAAGAGAGAAGATGTGAAAATTGCAATTAAGAGGTTgttggaggaggaagaagggaaGGACTTGAAAAAGAGGGTTTTGCATTTGAAGGAGAAACTTGATCTTTGTTCAAGGGAAGGAGGATCTTCTTATTGTTATCTTGAGAATTTGATCAATTATATTTTGTCTCTTTAG
- the LOC136227563 gene encoding UDP-glycosyltransferase 76B1-like: MEILAESHSQKKKSRRLLLFPLPLEGHMNPMLHLAKILYSEGFSITILHTNFNSPNPSDHPYFTFCSIPEGLSETEAATYDEDVIATVSAMNVRCADPFRDCLANLLSGDLKEPVACLITDAVWDFIGAVAASFKLPWIALPTSNISSFLFCDAYPYLRDKGYMATKDSLLNEAVPELPLLEVEDVPELPPLSIKDMPEIETGNPDDFFHLIANMFNKPKSSSGMIWNSFEELEDAALLKCHEVFRVRQFVIGPSHKYFQVPSSSSLISQDKNSISWLDKQEPNSVLYISFGSTGMINEADFLEIAWGLANSKQPFLWVIRPGSVLGSEWLEHLPNEFYHMAPERGCIVKWAPQLEVLAHPATGGFWTHCGWNSTLESISEGVPLICWPFFGDQKINARYATDVWKIGIHLEHKLERGEIEKAIKRLMVGTEGKEIRERIMCLKEKVDICLNKGGSSYQSLHSLVSYILSF, from the exons ATGGAAATCCTGGCAGAATCCCATTCGCAGAAGAAGAAAAGCCGCAGACTTCTTCTCTTTCCGTTGCCATTAGAAGGTCACATGAATCCAATGCTTCATTTAGCAAAAATCCTCTACTCAGAAGGTTTCTCAATTACTATACTCCACACCAATTTCAACTCTCCAAACCCATCCGATCATCCTTACTTCACTTTCTGCTCAATCCCCGAAGGCCTTTCAGAAACCGAAGCCGCTACATATGATGAAGATGTTATAGCTACCGTTTCTGCCATGAATGTTAGATGTGCTGACCCATTTCGTGATTGCTTGGCTAATCTATTGTCAGGTGATCTGAAGGAGCCAGTTGCTTGCTTGATTACAGATGCTGTTTGGGATTTCATCGGAGCTGTTGCTGCTAGTTTTAAGCTCCCTTGGATTGCTCTTCCAACTAGCAATATCTCTTCCTTTCTCTTTTGTGATGCTTACCCATATCTGCGGGACAAAGGGTATATGGCTACCAAAG ATTCTCTATTAAATGAGGCAGTTCCAGAACTTCCACTCCTAGAAGTTGAAGATGTGCCAGAACTTCCGCCTCTAAGTATTAAAGACATGCCAGAAATTGAAACAGGAAACCCAGATGATTTCTTCCATTTGATAGCTAATATGTTCAATAAGCCTAAGAGCTCCTCCGGAATGATTTGGAACTCCTTTGAAGAATTGGAAGATGCTGCACTGCTCAAATGCCATGAGGTATTCCGCGTCCGACAGTTTGTAATAGGACCGTCCCACAAGTATTTTCAAGTCCCTTCAAGCAGTAGCTTAATATCACAAGACAAGAATTCAATTTCTTGGTTAGACAAACAAGAGCCAAACTCTGTGCTTTATATAAGCTTTGGTAGCACTGGAATGATAAATGAAGCTGATTTTTTAGAAATTGCTTGGGGTTTAGCAAATAGCAAACAACCATTCTTGTGGGTTATTCGGCCTGGTTCAGTTCTGGGCTCAGAATGGCTTGAACATTTGCCGAATGAGTTCTATCATATGGCCCCTGAAAGGGGCTGCATAGTGAAATGGGCACCGCAACTGGAGGTGCTTGCTCATCCTGCTACTGGTGGATTTTGGACGCATTGTGGTTGGAATTCAACTTTGGAGAGTATTTCAGAAGGGGTTCCATTGATATGTTGGCCTTTTTTTGGTGATCAGAAGATAAATGCAAGGTATGCAACTGATGTTTGGAAGATTGGAATACATTTAGAACATAAGCTAGAAAGAGGGGAGATAGAGAAGGCAATTAAAAGGCTAATGGTTGGAACAGAGGGAAAGGAAATAAGAGAAAGAATAATGTGTTTGAAGGAAAAGGTAGATATTTGTCTAAACAAAGGAGGATCTTCATACCAATCTCTTCACAGCTTGGTTAGTTACATATTATCATTCTAA
- the LOC136225862 gene encoding UDP-glycosyltransferase 76B1-like isoform X1: MNKSHDMQQTKYGRKILLFPLPLQGHINPMIQLANILHSKGFSIVIIHTSFNSLDSSNYRHFTFHSIPDRLSEDEASTEDVIALLSILNVRCVEALRNCLAKLVLDECLGCLITDVMWYFARGVAEQFKIPTIGLRTTNVCSFLGFAAFPLLRDLGYLSIHEGRLDEAVQELPPLRVKDIPTIQTKDPDTLYNLIDKVMNQTKEFSGLIWNSCEELEQHSFQKLKKDFPIQMYPIGPFHKHFQALSTSLLPQDQTCISWLDTKPPNSVLYVSFGSIAAITKAEFHEIAWGLANSNHPFLWVVRPGLVGGSGWFEPLPDGFMEMVGERGCIVKWAPQQEVLGHPAIGGFWTHNGWNSTLESICEGVPMICMPNFGDQMVNARYVSDVWGVGIHLEGKIKREDVKIAIKRLLEEEEGKDLKKRVLHLKEKLDLCSREGGSSYCYLENLINYILSL, from the exons ATGAACAAGTCTCATGATATGCAGCAAACAAAATATGGTCGGAAAATATTACTGTTTCCGTTACCTTTACAAGGTCACATAAATCCCATGATTCAACTCGCAAACATATTACATTCAAAAGGGTTTTCTATTGTTATAATTCATACTAGTTTCAACTCTCTTGATTCTTCAAATTACCGTCATTTTACTTTCCACTCAATTCCTGACCGATTATCAGAGGATGAAGCTTCAACTGAAGATGTTATAGCACTTCTTTCGATCCTCAATGTCAGATGTGTTGAGGCTTTGAGGAATTGCTTGGCTAAGTTGGTATTAGATGAATGTTTAGGTTGTTTAATCACAGATGTTATGTGGTACTTTGCTCGAGGTGTTGCTGAACAATTCAAGATCCCAACAATTGGTCTTAGGACAACTAATGTGTGTTCTTTCCTTGGATTTGCTGCCTTCCCACTTCTACGGGACTTGGGTTATCTCTCTATTCATG AAGGCCGATTAGATGAAGCAGTGCAAGAGCTTCCACCATTAAGAGTGAAAGATATTCCAACAATCCAAACAAAAGATCCAGACACTCTTTACAACTTGATAGACAAAGTGATGAaccaaacaaaagaattttcagGACTAATATGGAATTCATGTGAAGAACTTGAGCAACATTCATTTCAAAAACTCAAAAAAGACTTCCCAATCCAAATGTATCCAATAGGACCATTTCACAAACACTTTCAAGCACTTTCAACTAGTTTACTACCACAAGACCAAACCTGCATTTCATGGCTAGACACTAAACCTCCTAACTCTGTCCTCTATGTAAGCTTTGGCAGCATTGCAGCTATAACCAAGGCTGAATTTCATGAAATAGCTTGGGGTTTAGCCAATAGCAATCACCCTTTCTTGTGGGTGGTTCGACCAGGTTTAGTCGGTGGTTCGGGTTGGTTTGAGCCATTGCCTGATGGGTTCATGGAGATGGTGGGTGAAAGAGGGTGCATTGTCAAATGGGCTCCTCAGCAAGAGGTGCTAGGACATCCTGCTATTGGTGGATTTTGGACACATAATGGATGGAATTCAACTTTGGAGAGTATATGTGAAGGTGTGCCTATGATTTGTATGCCTAATTTTGGTGATCAAATGGTGAATGCAAGATATGTGAGTGATGTTTGGGGAGTTGGAATTCATTTGGAGGGTAAAATTAAGAGAGAAGATGTGAAAATTGCAATTAAGAGGTTgttggaggaggaagaagggaaGGACTTGAAAAAGAGGGTTTTGCATTTGAAGGAGAAACTTGATCTTTGTTCAAGGGAAGGAGGATCTTCTTATTGTTATCTTGAGAATTTGATCAATTATATTTTGTCTCTTTAG